The following are from one region of the Juglans regia cultivar Chandler chromosome 10, Walnut 2.0, whole genome shotgun sequence genome:
- the LOC108982010 gene encoding aspartic proteinase nepenthesin-1, which translates to MASLYSLSSFMSVTLSTLVILFVHPAFSVSIRRALEHQTVQTGFRITLDHVDSGKNLTKFQRVQRGIKRGQHRLQKFSAMALAATSDNSEVEAPVHAGSGEFLMNIAIGSPPETFSAIIDTGSDLIWTQCKPCKQCYDQPTPIFDPKKSSSFSKISCKSKLCEALPSSTCQDEACQYFYQYGDYSTTEGVMATETFTFGDSDDDKVSITKIGFGCGSDNEGDGFSQGAGLVGLGRGPLSLVSQLKQPKFSYCLTSIDNSKTSTLLLGSQASVNSTQSSEPIKTTPLIRNPSQPSFYYLSLEGISVGDTRVPIDTKIEDDGSGGLIIDCGTTISYLYGNVFSKIKKAFISQTKLAVDDSGATGLDLCFTLPSDTSEVEIPKLVFHFKGADLDLPAENYIVADSSSGVLCLAMGSSGTSGMSIFGNIQQQNFLVTHDLEKETLSFVPTKCDQL; encoded by the coding sequence ATGGCTTCTTTATATTCTTTATCTTCGTTCATGTCTGTAACACTAAGTACCCTAGTTATCTTATTTGTTCATCCTGCGTTTTCCGTCTCAATTAGAAGAGCTCTTGAGCATCAGACAGTGCAAACTGGATTCCGAATCACACTTGACCATGTTGATTCTGGAAAAAACCTCACAAAGTTTCAACGTGTCCAGCGGGGAATCAAGCGCGGGCAACACAGGTTGCAAAAGTTCAGTGCAATGGCCTTGGCAGCCACATCAGATAATTCAGAAGTTGAAGCCCCGGTACATGCAGGCTCAGGGGAGTTTCTGATGAACATCGCAATCGGCTCACCGCCGGAGACATTCTCAGCCATCATTGACACGGGCAGTGATTTGATATGGACTCAATGCAAGCCTTGTAAACAGTGTTACGACCAGCCCACGCCAATTTTCGATCCGAAAAAATCATCTTCTTTCTCCAAGATATCATGCAAGAGCAAGCTATGCGAGGCACTGCCCTCTTCAACATGCCAAGACGAGGCTTGCCAGTATTTCTACCAGTACGGTGATTATTCCACGACAGAAGGTGTTATGGCAACGGAAACCTTCACGTTCGGGGACTCCGATGATGACAAAGTTTCGATTACTAAAATTGGATTCGGTTGTGGGAGTGACAACGAGGGAGATGGGTTCAGCCAAGGTGCAGGCCTAGTGGGGCTCGGACGAGGACCCTTGTCATTGGTTTCCCAGCTTAAGCAACCCAAGTTCTCATACTGCCTGACTTCCATTGATAACTCCAAAACCAGTACACTTTTGTTGGGATCTCAAGCAAGTGTGAATAGCACACAATCATCAGAACCAATCAAAACCACTCCTTTAATTAGAAACCCATCTCAGCCATCTTTTTATTATCTCTCGCTTGAAGGCATCTCTGTCGGGGACACTCGCGTGCCCATCGATACAAAAATCGAAGATGATGGCAGTGGCGGCCTAATCATAGATTGTGGGACAACCATTTCCTACCTTTATGGCAAtgtattttccaaaattaaaaaagcatTCATTTCTCAAACAAAACTTGCCGTGGACGATTCGGGCGCAACCGGGCTTGATCTTTGCTTCACCTTACCATCGGATACAAGCGAAGTAGAGATTCCCAAGTTGGTTTTCCATTTCAAAGGTGCTGATTTGGATTTGCCTGCAGAAAACTATATCGTTGCTGACTCAAGTAGTGGAGTACTTTGCCTGGCCATGGGAAGCTCGGGTACCTCGGGCATGTCGATCTTTGGGAATATTCAGCAGCAGAACTTTCTGGTGACCCATGATCTTGAGAAGGAAACCTTATCGTTTGTTCCTACTAAGTGTGATCAGCTTTGA